From a single Agrobacterium tumefaciens genomic region:
- a CDS encoding DUF3008 family protein, whose translation MPAKSKAQQKAAGAALAAKRGEVKKSSLQGASKSMEKSMTEKELDDLASTKRKGLPEKKSH comes from the coding sequence ATGCCAGCCAAATCAAAAGCCCAGCAGAAAGCGGCGGGTGCAGCACTGGCCGCCAAACGCGGCGAAGTCAAAAAATCCAGTTTACAAGGTGCTTCAAAAAGCATGGAGAAGTCCATGACAGAAAAGGAACTTGATGATCTCGCATCAACGAAACGCAAGGGCCTGCCGGAGAAAAAATCCCACTGA
- a CDS encoding copper chaperone PCu(A)C: MKTTKIITCTLFVASVSTAQAFAHATFVDGSAEQESTVVAALQVPHGCDGGLATTEVQIKLPEGFISAKPQPKAGWELEVIKGDYQKAYKNHGKEIKSGPVEIRWKGGNLPDEFYDTFAVQGKISGIEAGQDLPFKVTQLCGDKGKVSWDEVAAAGVDPHSLKSPAPTIRVAAKAAHAAGGHDHGAMDMDVVKAGMLEVSGGATKAMLPGQPVGGGYVTIKNAGTSDDKLIGVESSASGRAEIHEMAMVNDVMKMRKLDDGIVIPAGQTIELKPGGLHMMFFDVKKPFAEGDKVPVTLIFEKAGKVEIVLSAASAAKGNGGDHQHN; encoded by the coding sequence ATGAAGACCACCAAAATCATCACCTGCACGTTGTTCGTTGCCTCGGTTTCGACCGCGCAGGCTTTCGCCCACGCCACTTTCGTTGACGGCTCGGCCGAGCAGGAAAGCACCGTCGTCGCGGCGCTGCAGGTACCGCACGGTTGCGACGGCGGGCTTGCAACGACAGAAGTGCAGATAAAGCTGCCGGAAGGCTTCATTTCCGCCAAGCCGCAGCCCAAGGCCGGCTGGGAGCTGGAAGTCATCAAGGGTGATTACCAGAAGGCCTACAAGAACCACGGCAAGGAAATCAAAAGCGGTCCGGTCGAAATCCGCTGGAAGGGTGGCAACCTGCCAGATGAGTTTTATGACACCTTCGCCGTTCAGGGTAAAATCTCCGGCATCGAAGCCGGACAGGATCTGCCCTTCAAGGTGACGCAGCTTTGCGGCGACAAGGGAAAGGTTTCCTGGGATGAGGTTGCGGCCGCCGGTGTCGATCCGCATTCGCTGAAAAGCCCCGCCCCAACCATTCGCGTTGCCGCAAAGGCGGCCCATGCTGCCGGAGGCCATGATCATGGCGCCATGGATATGGATGTTGTGAAGGCCGGCATGCTTGAGGTTTCCGGCGGTGCCACCAAGGCCATGCTGCCGGGCCAGCCGGTTGGTGGCGGTTACGTGACGATCAAGAATGCCGGTACCAGCGACGACAAGCTGATCGGCGTGGAATCCTCCGCTTCCGGCCGCGCCGAAATCCATGAGATGGCCATGGTCAACGACGTCATGAAGATGCGCAAGCTGGATGACGGCATCGTCATCCCCGCCGGCCAGACGATTGAGCTGAAGCCCGGCGGCCTGCACATGATGTTCTTCGACGTGAAGAAGCCCTTTGCCGAAGGCGACAAAGTGCCGGTGACGTTGATCTTTGAAAAGGCCGGTAAGGTCGAGATCGTACTCTCTGCCGCCAGCGCGGCCAAGGGCAACGGCGGCGACCACCAGCATAACTGA
- the crcB gene encoding fluoride efflux transporter CrcB: MVNIALVAAGGAIGSVFRYLVGVLSVRLAGLNFPWGTLAVNVVGSFLIGLLVELVARRLNASMEMRLFLVTGVLGGFTTFSSFSLDAVALFERGAFGLSAVYVLASLAVSIAAVFAGLALGRSLF; encoded by the coding sequence ATGGTTAATATCGCTCTTGTCGCCGCCGGCGGCGCAATTGGTTCCGTTTTCCGTTATCTGGTCGGCGTCTTGAGCGTTCGGCTGGCGGGGTTGAATTTTCCCTGGGGAACGCTGGCGGTCAATGTGGTCGGATCGTTCCTGATTGGTCTTCTGGTCGAGCTGGTGGCGCGGCGATTGAATGCCTCGATGGAAATGCGCCTGTTTCTCGTCACCGGTGTGCTTGGCGGCTTCACGACATTTTCGTCCTTCTCGCTTGATGCGGTAGCACTTTTCGAGCGCGGTGCGTTCGGCCTTTCGGCCGTTTACGTGCTTGCAAGCCTTGCGGTTTCCATCGCTGCGGTTTTTGCCGGGCTGGCCTTGGGCCGCAGTTTGTTCTAA
- a CDS encoding RluA family pseudouridine synthase: MAGIEHIKVEADEAGMRLDRWFKIHYPGLGFGQLQKLLRSGQVRVDGGRVKTDARVQPGQMVRVPPVDSDLKVKTGPIGSKDLKHSEDAELLARMLLHEDDKVFVFNKPAGIAVQGGSGVNRHIDGLLEAWTSPKGEKPRLVHRLDRDTSGVLVVARTRGAAQKLTAAFRERDTKKTYWALVKGVPRKHQDKISTWLVKEQTMDGDRMRIAKHGEEGADHAISYYRVIDTAAQNLAWLEMEPYTGRTHQLRVHALHMGHPIIGDPKYYIDDPNWDFPGGIQKRLHLHARHIDIPHPNGGRLRVSAPLPPHMVQTWNLLGLDVADGDRED; this comes from the coding sequence ATGGCAGGTATCGAGCATATCAAGGTCGAGGCCGACGAGGCCGGTATGCGCCTCGATCGCTGGTTCAAGATTCACTATCCGGGCCTTGGTTTCGGGCAATTGCAGAAGCTGCTGCGCTCCGGCCAGGTGCGCGTGGATGGCGGTCGGGTGAAGACGGATGCGCGGGTGCAGCCGGGGCAGATGGTGCGCGTGCCGCCCGTTGATTCCGACCTCAAGGTCAAAACCGGCCCGATTGGATCGAAGGACCTCAAACATTCGGAAGACGCTGAACTTCTGGCGCGTATGCTCTTGCATGAGGACGACAAGGTTTTCGTTTTCAACAAGCCGGCCGGCATTGCCGTGCAGGGTGGCTCCGGCGTAAACCGGCATATTGACGGGCTTCTGGAAGCCTGGACGAGCCCGAAGGGCGAAAAGCCACGTCTGGTGCACCGTCTGGACCGCGATACGTCAGGCGTGCTGGTGGTTGCCCGCACAAGAGGCGCCGCGCAGAAGCTGACGGCCGCCTTCCGCGAGCGCGATACCAAGAAGACCTATTGGGCGCTGGTCAAGGGCGTGCCGCGCAAACACCAGGACAAGATTTCCACCTGGCTCGTCAAGGAACAGACGATGGATGGCGACCGCATGCGCATCGCCAAACACGGCGAGGAGGGGGCCGATCACGCCATTTCCTATTACCGTGTCATCGATACCGCCGCGCAGAACCTCGCCTGGCTGGAAATGGAACCCTATACCGGCCGCACCCACCAGCTTCGCGTTCATGCGCTGCATATGGGACACCCGATCATCGGCGATCCCAAATATTACATCGACGATCCGAACTGGGATTTCCCGGGCGGTATCCAGAAGCGCCTGCATCTGCATGCGCGCCATATCGACATACCGCACCCTAACGGCGGCCGCCTTCGGGTCAGCGCGCCTTTGCCGCCGCATATGGTGCAGACTTGGAACCTGCTTGGCCTTGATGTGGCCGATGGCGATAGGGAAGACTGA
- a CDS encoding HAD family hydrolase, with product MKLVLFDCDGTLVDSAGLIHAVMADTFADFGKPRPDISQTKAIIGLTLDIAIARMLGKTHVDDEAQAMTARYREIYHPIRERPGMIEPLFDGIAPLIDALSKRDDVLIGAVTGKGRRGLTHILETHGFADHFIVSRTADDCPSKPHPAMVMECCHETGMVPADTVVIGDAIYDMQMAKAAGAKAIGVAWGYASVDDLWNAGADAVVGHPREIPAYVPADI from the coding sequence ATGAAACTGGTTCTTTTCGATTGCGACGGCACCCTGGTTGACAGCGCCGGCCTTATCCATGCCGTGATGGCCGACACGTTTGCCGATTTCGGAAAGCCGCGCCCTGATATCTCGCAGACCAAGGCGATCATCGGCCTGACGCTCGATATCGCCATCGCCCGCATGCTCGGCAAGACGCATGTGGATGACGAGGCGCAGGCGATGACGGCGCGTTATCGCGAAATCTATCATCCGATCCGGGAGCGCCCGGGCATGATCGAACCGCTTTTCGACGGCATCGCGCCGCTGATCGACGCGCTTTCGAAACGCGACGACGTGTTGATCGGCGCGGTCACCGGCAAGGGCAGGCGCGGGCTGACCCATATTCTCGAAACTCACGGTTTTGCAGATCACTTCATCGTTTCGCGCACGGCGGATGATTGCCCCTCTAAGCCGCATCCGGCCATGGTAATGGAATGCTGCCATGAAACCGGCATGGTTCCGGCCGACACTGTTGTCATCGGCGACGCAATCTATGACATGCAGATGGCCAAGGCGGCGGGCGCAAAAGCCATCGGCGTCGCCTGGGGTTATGCCTCGGTCGACGATCTCTGGAACGCGGGCGCAGATGCCGTCGTCGGCCACCCGCGTGAAATCCCGGCCTATGTTCCGGCCGATATTTGA
- a CDS encoding ATP12 family chaperone protein codes for MRDLLNDLTEGLSHPDPILRAQIQMQKPLPKRFYKDVTVADVEEGGFTIHLDGKPLRTPAKKPLIVPTKALADLLRDEWDAQKEVVNPVVMPVSRHVNTAIDGIANDTQAVFEDILRFSSSDLLCYRAGDPEALVQRQTDHWDPVLDWAANVLGARFILVEGVMHRDQPREAIAAFAVTLRKYDTPIGLAALHTMTSLTGSAILALALAERQLTLEETWALAHLDEDWTAEQWGEDEEALERRAVRLIDMRAALHVLESLKSAS; via the coding sequence ATGCGTGATCTCCTGAACGACCTTACGGAGGGCCTGAGCCATCCCGACCCGATCCTGCGTGCGCAAATCCAGATGCAGAAGCCTTTGCCGAAGCGGTTCTATAAGGATGTGACCGTCGCGGATGTGGAGGAGGGCGGATTTACCATCCATCTTGATGGCAAGCCGTTGCGCACACCCGCCAAGAAGCCGCTGATCGTTCCGACGAAGGCGCTCGCGGACCTGCTTCGCGACGAATGGGATGCGCAGAAGGAAGTGGTGAACCCGGTGGTTATGCCTGTTTCGCGGCACGTGAACACGGCCATCGACGGCATCGCCAACGACACCCAGGCGGTTTTCGAAGACATTCTCCGTTTTTCCTCCTCCGATCTCCTGTGCTACCGCGCCGGCGATCCGGAAGCGCTGGTTCAGCGTCAGACTGACCATTGGGACCCGGTGCTGGACTGGGCCGCCAATGTGCTCGGTGCCCGTTTCATTCTCGTTGAAGGCGTCATGCATCGCGACCAGCCGCGCGAGGCCATAGCTGCCTTCGCGGTGACGCTGAGGAAATACGATACGCCGATTGGGCTTGCCGCCCTGCATACCATGACCTCGCTGACCGGCTCCGCTATTCTGGCGCTCGCACTGGCGGAAAGACAGCTGACGCTGGAAGAAACCTGGGCGCTTGCCCATCTCGACGAAGACTGGACCGCCGAACAATGGGGTGAGGACGAGGAGGCGCTGGAACGCCGCGCCGTCAGGCTCATCGACATGCGCGCCGCGCTCCATGTTCTGGAGTCGCTGAAGAGCGCTTCTTAA
- a CDS encoding RidA family protein, whose protein sequence is MTEREAIFPANRHALYEEHGYSAAIRSGDLLFVSGQVGSRTDGTPEPDFERQVRLAFENLKATLEAARCTFDDIVDITTFHTDPENQFGTIMKVKEEIFSKSPYPNWTAVGVNWLAGFDFEIKVIARIP, encoded by the coding sequence ATGACCGAACGCGAAGCGATTTTCCCTGCCAACAGGCACGCGCTTTACGAGGAACACGGCTATTCCGCAGCTATTCGCTCCGGTGACCTTCTGTTCGTTTCCGGCCAGGTTGGCAGCCGTACCGACGGAACGCCTGAACCGGATTTTGAACGGCAGGTCCGGCTGGCCTTTGAGAACCTGAAAGCCACGCTTGAGGCGGCGCGCTGCACCTTTGACGACATAGTCGACATAACGACGTTCCATACGGACCCGGAAAACCAGTTTGGAACCATCATGAAGGTCAAAGAGGAGATTTTCAGCAAATCTCCGTACCCGAACTGGACTGCCGTTGGTGTCAACTGGCTCGCCGGATTCGATTTCGAGATCAAGGTCATTGCCCGCATCCCGTAA